In Haliaeetus albicilla chromosome 3, bHalAlb1.1, whole genome shotgun sequence, the following are encoded in one genomic region:
- the NPBWR1 gene encoding neuropeptides B/W receptor type 1 translates to MENSSRPDTNSSCADCTGRGDGGLNMSAPLLSPSFYVTVPVIYSVICAVGLTGNTAVIYVILKAPKMKTVTNIFILNLAIADELFTLVLPINIADYLLLQWPFGEFMCKLIISIDQYNTFSSIYFLTVMSIDRYLVVVATTKSRKMSYRTYRAAKIVSLCVWSFVTVIILPFTVFAKIHKEQGRSQCVFVFPHPESMWWKGSRIYTLILGFAIPVSTICILYTTMLCKLRRVHLHCNAKALDKAKKKVTLMVVVILAACLFCWTPYHLSTVVALTTDIPQTPLIIGISYFITSLSYANSCFNPFLYAFLDDSFRRSFRKLIDCRTTS, encoded by the coding sequence ATGGAGAACTCCTCCCGCCCCGACACCAATTCCTCATGTGCAGACTGCACCGGGAGAGGGGATGGGGGTCTGAATATGTCCGCTCCCCTACTGAGCCCCAGCTTCTACGTCACGGTGCCTGTTATCTACTCAGTCATCTGTGCCGTGGGGCTGACAGGCAACACCGCCGTCATCTATGTAATCCTCAAAGCCCCGAAGATGAAAACGGTCACCAACATCTTCATCCTCAACCTGGCCATTGCTGACGAGCTCTTTACCTTGGTGCTACCCATCAACATTGCTGACTACCTGCTCCTGCAGTGGCCCTTTGGAGAGTTCATGTGCAAGCTCATCATCTCTATAGACCAGTACAACACCTTCTCCAGCATCTACTTCCTCACCGTCATGAGCATTGACCGCTACCTGGTTGTGGTGGCCACCACCAAGTCCAGGAAGATGTCCTACCGCACCTACCGTGCAGCCAAGATTGTGAGCCTCTGCGTCTGGTCCTTTGTCACTGTCATCATCCTGCCCTTCACTGTCTTTGCTAAGATACACAAGGAGCAGGGGCGCTCCCAGTGCGTCTTTGTGTTCCCCCACCCTGAGAGCATGTGGTGGAAAGGCAGTCGGATCTATACCCTTATTTTAGGCTTTGCCATCCCAGTGTCCACCATCTGCATCCTCTACACCACCATGCTGTGCAAATTGAGACGCGTGCACCTCCACTGCAATGCAAAAGCCCTggacaaagccaaaaaaaaggtGACGCTGATGGTGGTTGTCATCCTGGCTGCGTGCCTGTTCTGCTGGACGCCCTATCACCTTAGCACAGTGGTGGCCCTCACCACAGACATCCCACAAACTCCACTCATCATTGGGATTTCCTACTTCATCACTAGCTTGAGTTACGCCAACAGCTGCTTCAACCCTTTCCTGTATGCCTTTCTGGATGACAGTTTCCGGAGGAGCTTTCGCAAACTGATAGATTGCAGAACCACCTCCTAA